A window of Desulfobacterales bacterium contains these coding sequences:
- a CDS encoding PAS domain-containing protein, which yields MTNQARAIVDAYPDLMARLDAQRCYTYVNAKYAQVAGVPAEKLLGRVAGQMMFSPAWRRSIKKAMDAAQQKGGRGADV from the coding sequence ATGACAAATCAGGCCCGGGCAATTGTGGACGCTTATCCGGATCTTATGGCGCGCCTTGATGCGCAGCGGTGCTATACGTATGTCAATGCGAAATATGCGCAGGTGGCGGGCGTGCCCGCAGAAAAACTGCTGGGCCGGGTTGCCGGGCAGATGATGTTTTCGCCGGCCTGGCGCCGGTCGATTAAAAAAGCCATGGACGCGGCTCAGCAAAAGGGAGGCCGAGGAGCCGATGTATGA
- a CDS encoding IPTL-CTERM sorting domain-containing protein, with product MFHTIKILNRKIRWIILLSLGVAVFLYGSSQVMAADAPDLGTAGTFGVLADTYTNTVAGTIIDGDLGYTTGPAVTPTVNGTTHVANATYQQAGLDQAAALADLNGQVCTSLGAGAVDLDAIDIGNGPGVFTPGCYSSGGAMNITVNQAVTLSGPGVYIFKPGGALNTGADTQIVLEGDICEYDVFWAPAEATTIGANTEFVGNILDPAGITIGENANLLGRALAFGGTVTTDTNLITVPICPLSPAQLILEKTVDGGTASATDFFLTATGDASTGPTVVTGTTPVGPENVPVGVYTITETGPDGYTPSFSVSGGGTLVDNQLTITEADAGKTITVTIENKFSTVTPIPTLSEWGMIIFMTIMGLTSIYYLRKRKVAF from the coding sequence ATGTTTCATACCATAAAGATTCTTAACCGAAAGATCAGATGGATTATTTTACTAAGCTTGGGGGTCGCTGTATTTCTTTACGGATCATCCCAGGTAATGGCCGCCGACGCGCCGGACCTTGGAACGGCAGGCACATTTGGTGTTCTTGCAGATACTTATACCAACACGGTGGCGGGAACCATTATCGACGGAGATCTTGGGTATACTACCGGACCGGCTGTAACGCCCACGGTGAACGGCACGACACATGTGGCAAATGCTACATATCAGCAAGCGGGATTAGACCAAGCCGCCGCCTTGGCGGATCTGAATGGTCAAGTCTGTACAAGTCTCGGCGCTGGTGCGGTTGATCTGGACGCTATCGATATTGGGAATGGTCCGGGAGTATTTACTCCTGGTTGTTATTCCTCCGGCGGCGCAATGAATATCACCGTAAACCAAGCGGTGACACTCAGTGGGCCCGGCGTTTACATCTTCAAGCCAGGCGGGGCGCTTAATACAGGAGCCGATACCCAAATTGTATTGGAGGGTGACATCTGCGAATACGATGTATTTTGGGCTCCTGCTGAGGCCACAACAATTGGGGCAAATACTGAATTCGTGGGAAATATCCTTGATCCTGCCGGTATTACGATAGGAGAGAATGCGAACTTGTTAGGAAGAGCCCTGGCATTTGGCGGAACAGTCACGACAGATACAAATTTAATTACTGTCCCTATTTGCCCTTTGAGCCCGGCACAGCTGATCTTGGAAAAAACTGTGGACGGCGGCACCGCCTCAGCAACAGATTTCTTTCTGACGGCAACTGGCGACGCATCCACCGGACCAACGGTTGTCACGGGTACAACGCCGGTAGGGCCGGAGAATGTGCCGGTGGGCGTTTATACGATTACAGAGACCGGGCCGGATGGGTACACTCCCAGTTTCAGCGTCAGCGGCGGCGGGACCCTGGTCGACAACCAATTAACAATCACGGAGGCGGACGCGGGCAAGACCATTACCGTCACGATTGAAAACAAATTTTCCACAGTAACGCCGATCCCCACGCTTTCCGAGTGGGGAATGATCATCTTCATGACGATTATGGGCCTCACATCTATTTATTACCTGAGGAAAAGGAAGGTGGCTTTCTAA
- a CDS encoding histidine kinase, translating to MPYIKERWRIAEVLHDDLQQILASAKLHLQVACEDFSAQPGLAKVDDLLKQSIEKTRNLSLELSPVAVYQSGLHEALQWLASRMKEQFGLDVHIEAADFSGVGDEFIRVFFFRAIQELLFNAAKYSGVKNVLVKLSDSGDQMAITVSDQGDSGDRCKKRAREEKSPSPYAHFPAELL from the coding sequence TTGCCCTATATTAAGGAGCGCTGGCGGATCGCCGAGGTGCTCCACGATGATCTCCAGCAGATACTGGCCAGTGCCAAGCTGCATCTGCAGGTTGCCTGCGAGGATTTTTCCGCACAGCCGGGATTGGCCAAAGTCGACGATCTGCTCAAACAATCAATTGAAAAAACCCGCAACCTGTCCCTTGAGCTAAGCCCGGTTGCGGTTTACCAGTCAGGCCTGCACGAGGCATTGCAGTGGCTTGCATCCCGTATGAAAGAGCAGTTTGGACTCGATGTACATATCGAAGCGGCTGATTTCAGTGGTGTCGGGGACGAATTCATAAGAGTGTTTTTCTTCCGGGCGATCCAGGAGCTGTTGTTTAACGCGGCCAAGTATTCCGGTGTAAAAAACGTCCTTGTAAAGCTTTCGGATTCCGGTGATCAGATGGCCATCACTGTCAGCGACCAGGGCGACTCCGGGGATCGGTGCAAAAAAAGGGCGAGGGAGGAGAAGTCTCCCTCGCCCTATGCGCATTTTCCGGCAGAATTGCTTTAG
- a CDS encoding PAS domain-containing protein, with protein MFELEHNNSSGTELFQPETEFGQGLAVVSQDGKILYCNRRFADFANTPPEQITGASIADMVQKPDPPSDCLKTRDFLQTLWPVQRRAPKIVQIRPFGPHPAHQR; from the coding sequence ATGTTTGAACTTGAACACAATAACAGCTCCGGAACCGAACTTTTCCAGCCGGAAACAGAGTTTGGCCAGGGACTGGCCGTTGTCTCACAAGACGGCAAGATCCTTTACTGCAACCGCCGGTTTGCAGACTTTGCAAACACCCCGCCCGAACAGATCACAGGGGCAAGCATAGCCGATATGGTTCAAAAACCAGATCCTCCATCTGACTGTCTGAAAACCCGAGATTTTTTGCAAACCCTCTGGCCAGTTCAGCGGCGCGCTCCAAAGATTGTCCAGATCCGGCCATTTGGTCCGCACCCGGCGCATCAGCGATGA